From the genome of Flavobacteriales bacterium, one region includes:
- a CDS encoding alpha/beta hydrolase, translating to MIFIFMNVVAIFHSYKFTHFADSGTQKTNSPQELSSLEKVQTLLFGISNPRPENKTLPGKPYETVLLKSNRDIECWSITAENPKGTIILFHGFSGQKSSMLDKADIFRELGSSTFLVDFMGSGGSEGNQTTIGFMEGEQVKSCVDYLTQKGEQNIYLFGTSMGAVAIMKAMNDYEMSPKGIILECPFGSMYQTVCARFEAMNTPTFPMAGLLVFWGGVQNGFWAFGHNPVSYARKINCPTLLLYGAKDKKVSRAEIDEIFANLGGMKEVNIYPEAGHENYLIRYKEQWTQDISEFLD from the coding sequence ATGATATTCATATTTATGAATGTTGTGGCCATTTTTCATTCCTATAAATTCACTCATTTCGCGGATAGCGGAACGCAAAAAACCAATTCACCTCAGGAGCTGAGTTCATTGGAGAAAGTGCAAACCCTGTTATTTGGGATCAGTAATCCGCGACCGGAAAACAAGACGCTTCCCGGGAAACCCTATGAGACGGTATTGCTGAAAAGCAATAGGGATATAGAATGCTGGAGCATAACGGCGGAAAATCCAAAAGGAACGATTATCCTGTTTCACGGGTTTAGTGGACAAAAATCCTCCATGCTGGACAAGGCAGATATTTTCCGGGAGTTGGGTTCCAGTACTTTCTTGGTTGATTTCATGGGCTCAGGTGGATCTGAGGGTAACCAAACCACTATTGGCTTTATGGAAGGAGAGCAAGTCAAGTCTTGTGTTGATTACCTTACACAGAAAGGAGAGCAAAACATTTATTTGTTCGGGACTTCAATGGGTGCAGTTGCAATAATGAAGGCCATGAATGATTACGAGATGAGTCCAAAAGGAATCATACTCGAATGTCCGTTCGGGTCGATGTATCAAACGGTTTGTGCAAGATTTGAAGCAATGAATACACCTACCTTTCCTATGGCAGGTCTCCTTGTTTTTTGGGGTGGCGTTCAAAATGGATTTTGGGCATTCGGACATAACCCTGTCAGTTACGCCAGAAAGATCAATTGTCCAACACTATTGCTTTACGGGGCAAAGGATAAGAAAGTGAGTAGAGCCGAAATAGATGAAATATTCGCAAACCTGGGCGGGATGAAAGAAGTAAACATTTACCCGGAGGCCGGGCATGAAAATTACTTAATAAGGTATAAGGAGCAATGGACGCAGGACATCAGTGAGTTCCTCGATTAG
- a CDS encoding DUF3467 domain-containing protein has translation MADNKNVQDENQLNIELSEDVAEGTYSNLAIITHSNSEFVLDFIKVMPGVPKARVKSRILLTPQHAKRLLKAMKENLDKFESVHGEIKDTEAGHAVPMNFGGPTAQA, from the coding sequence ATGGCTGATAATAAAAATGTACAGGACGAAAACCAGCTGAACATTGAGCTGTCGGAAGATGTGGCGGAAGGAACCTATTCCAACCTCGCCATCATCACCCACTCGAATTCAGAGTTCGTACTGGACTTTATAAAGGTGATGCCGGGTGTACCCAAGGCTCGCGTCAAATCCCGTATCCTGCTCACGCCACAGCATGCCAAGCGCCTGCTGAAGGCGATGAAGGAGAACCTCGACAAGTTCGAGTCGGTACATGGCGAGATCAAGGACACCGAGGCAGGCCATGCGGTGCCGATGAACTTCGGTGGCCCCACGGCGCAAGCCTGA